From Kitasatospora sp. MAP12-44:
CGACGCTGGGGGAGACCGCGGCGGCGATCGCCGCGACGTTCGCAGTGCCGCCGCTCTGGGCGGCGACCGGGCTGACGATGGTGCTGGAGCTCGCGGTGGTGGCGGTGTGCTGGGAGCCGGCCACCGCGCCGCCGGCCAGCCCGCCGAGGACGGCGGCGATCGCCGCGACCGCGGTGACCAGGGCCGTGCGCCCGCGCAGGTAGCCGTTGCGGCCGCGCCTGGCGTGGCTGGCGGGGGGCTGCTCGGCCGACCCGTAGGTCGGGGCGCCCTCCCACGTCGGCGCGGCGTACTCGGAGTAGGGCTGGTAGGGACCGGGCGACGCGTAGGACGCGGTCTGCTCGGAGAAGTCCTCGTTGACGTGAGCGTCGGGCGCCTCGGCCGGCTTCGGCGGGAGGGTCTGCCCCGACTCATCTGCGGAACTGCGGTGCTGGTCGCTCATGGACCTAACGTCCGCCCGCTGGGTGAAGATCTCATGAGAGCTGGGTCAGAACGGACAGAGAAGCCTGTTGACTTCTCATAAAGAGAAGCTACTCTGTGCCGTCCTCGCCGCAGCCGCACGAGCGCCGCACCACCAGCCGGGACGGGAAGCGCCGCACCCGCTCGGTGTCCGAGCCGGGCACCATCAGCGAGTCGTCCAGCACCAGGTCCACCGCGGCCCGCGCCATCGCCTCGCGCTCGCTGGCCACCGTGGTCAGCGGCGGATCGGCCAGCGCGGCCTCCGGCACGTCGTCGAAGCCGGCCACCGCGAGGTCCTCGGGGACCCGGATGCCGACCTCGCGGGCGGCGCGCAGCAGGCCGATCGCCTGGTCGTCGGTGGAGCAGAAGATGGCCGGCGGCCGGTTGGGCGAGCGCAGCAGTTTGACCGCGACCTCGTAGGCGCCGTAGCGGTGGAACGGCGCGTCGATCAGGTACTGCTCGGTCGGCAGGCCGTGGGCGTCCATCGCGCGCTGCCAGCCCTCGACGTGGTCGATCACCGGGTCGCCGGGCGCGGGGGAGTCCACCGGGCCGCCGAAGCAGACCACGTACGGGTGCCCGTGCACCTCCAGCAGGTGGCGGACGGCCAGCTCGGCGCCGCCGATGTCGTCGGTCACCACCGAGACGTCGTCGATCGCGTCCGGCCGGCGGTGCAGCAGCACCACCTTGGCGCCCTCCATCGCGGCGAACTCCTTGGCGGCGCGCTGCGGGGCGCCCTGGCTGACCAGGATCAGGCCGGAGACCCGCATGCCGAGGAAGGCGCGGATGTAGTGCAGCTCGCGGTCGTCGACGTAGTCGGAGTTGCCGATCAGCACGAGCTTGCCGCGGTCCGAGGCGGCCCGCTCCACCGCGTGCGCCATCTCGGCGAAGAACGGCTGCCGGGCGTCCGGCACGATCATGCCGATCAGGTTGGTCCGCCGGGAGGCCATCGCCTGCGCGACGCTGTTCGGCCGGTAGCCGAGCTGCTCGATCGCGGCGAGCACTTTCTCCTTGGTCGCGGGCGCCACCGGGCGCGGACCGTCGTTGATGACGTAGCTGACGACCGCGGTCGAGGTCCCAGCCAGTCGGGCTACATCGTCGCGCGTCACCTTGGCCACGCAGGGAGTCTACGCGTGTCTGTCCAGCCCCAGGGCGGCCGGGCCGGTTCGTACCCGGCACGCCCTGAGCAGGTCAGCTCTCGTGCACACCGGCCGCATGCTGCTCGACCGCGCCGCGCTCGCCCTTGTCGCCCTGGGAGGGCACCACGAAGCGGTAGCCGACGTTGCGTACCGTGCCGATCAGCTGCTCGTGCTCGACGCCGAGCTTGGCCCGCAGGCGCCGCACGTGCACATCGACCGTGCGGGTGCCGCCGAAGTAGTCGTAGCCCCAGACCTCCTGCAGCAGCTGGGCCCGGGTGAAGACCCGGCCCGGGTGCTGGGCGAGGTACTTGATCAGCTCGAACTCCTTGAAGGTGAGGTCGAGCACCCGCCCCTTGAGCTTGGCGGAGTAGGTCGCCTCGTCCACCGAGAGGTCGCCGTTGCGGATCTCCATCGGGCTGTCGTCGTTGGCCACCTGCTGCTGGCGGCCCATCGCGAGCCGCAGCCGGGCCTCGACCTCGGCGGGACCGGCGGTGTCGAGCAGCACGTCGTCGATGCCCCACTCGGCGGTGACGGCGGCCAGGCCGCCCTCGGTGACCACCAGGATCAGCGGTGCGCTGATCCCCGTGGAGCGCAGCAGCTGGCAGAGGCTGCGGATCTGCGGCAGGTCGCGCCGGCCGTCGACCAGTATGACGTCGGCGCTGGGGGTGTCGACGAGGGCCGAGCCCTCGGCCGGGGCCACCCGCACCTGGTGCAGCAGCAGCCCCAGGGCCGGCAGCACCTCCGCCGACGGCTGTAGTGCGTTGGTGAGCAGGAGGAGAGAACTCATACCCGGGTCGTCCCCTTTCCGGGTCGTCGCGGTCGCGTGACGGCGGCGGTCCAGTCGGCCGGCCCGCCCGCGCGACGCGCTCGACACAGGCCTCGCGGCCCCTGCTGCGCCCCTGCTGACCTGCTCATCCGCGAACCGTCCGCTCTTCTTGGCTACCACTCGCAAGGACGTCCGTATCGGTGTCCTGAAAGCACAAAAGGACCCGGGGGCGACTCTGCCCGGATCCCTTACGCCATGAGAATAGCCCAACGTGCCGCGCCCGCGAAGGGGAAGAGGTGCGTGATCCTGGTCGCGCCGGACGGCGTGCGCCCCCGTGCCGAGGGGGCTGGCCTGCGAAGTTCCCGCTGTCGGGGGGCTTCGGGTCATCATGGGTCACGGCACCGACCGGCTCAGTATGTGTACACCTTTCGAGATAGGGGCCGCCATGACCGCGACCACCGAACCGACCGCCGTAGTGACCGGGACGATCCGCTACTGGGCCGCCGCCAAGGCGGAGGCCGGCACCGCGGAGGAGCCGTACCGCGCGGCCACCCTCGCCGACGCGCTGGCCCAGGCCCGCGAGCGCCACGCGGACCGGCCGAAGTTCGTCCAGGTGCTGGGCATCTGCTCCTTCCTGGTGGACAGCGAGCCGGTGGGCGGCCGCGACCGCGCCGCGGTGCGCCTCACCGAGGGCGGCACCATCGAGGTGCTGCCGCCCTTCGCCGGCGGCTGATCCGGAACCATGGTCCCGGTCAGATCGTCG
This genomic window contains:
- a CDS encoding LacI family DNA-binding transcriptional regulator, which produces MAKVTRDDVARLAGTSTAVVSYVINDGPRPVAPATKEKVLAAIEQLGYRPNSVAQAMASRRTNLIGMIVPDARQPFFAEMAHAVERAASDRGKLVLIGNSDYVDDRELHYIRAFLGMRVSGLILVSQGAPQRAAKEFAAMEGAKVVLLHRRPDAIDDVSVVTDDIGGAELAVRHLLEVHGHPYVVCFGGPVDSPAPGDPVIDHVEGWQRAMDAHGLPTEQYLIDAPFHRYGAYEVAVKLLRSPNRPPAIFCSTDDQAIGLLRAAREVGIRVPEDLAVAGFDDVPEAALADPPLTTVASEREAMARAAVDLVLDDSLMVPGSDTERVRRFPSRLVVRRSCGCGEDGTE
- a CDS encoding response regulator transcription factor, with protein sequence MSSLLLLTNALQPSAEVLPALGLLLHQVRVAPAEGSALVDTPSADVILVDGRRDLPQIRSLCQLLRSTGISAPLILVVTEGGLAAVTAEWGIDDVLLDTAGPAEVEARLRLAMGRQQQVANDDSPMEIRNGDLSVDEATYSAKLKGRVLDLTFKEFELIKYLAQHPGRVFTRAQLLQEVWGYDYFGGTRTVDVHVRRLRAKLGVEHEQLIGTVRNVGYRFVVPSQGDKGERGAVEQHAAGVHES
- a CDS encoding MoaD/ThiS family protein yields the protein MTATTEPTAVVTGTIRYWAAAKAEAGTAEEPYRAATLADALAQARERHADRPKFVQVLGICSFLVDSEPVGGRDRAAVRLTEGGTIEVLPPFAGG